The region TTATTTCATTGCCTGTGGCATCGAGAAAATAAACCTGTTTTCTGTGGCATCCCAAAACTACAGTTGTATCATCGGTTACCAGTGGGTCTCCATATATTTTACCTTTGGTTTCAAACACCGAAATTACGTCAAAGTCGGAATTATTTTGAGCCACCCCCGGCATATGCCCCGAAAGACAAAAAATGAAAAAGGACAAAACAAAAAGCAGATTACTTTTTGCGGTTAATTTGCTTAATTTCATTGTCTAATTTCCCGTAAAGTGAACGACTAATAGTTGTTAAAGGCGACCTCACAGCAGATTGTGTAATATCTTTAATTTGCAACGCAGCCTTGATTCCTGAAGGATTACCATCTTCAAAAATCATTTCAGAGAACTGCAACAGTTCATAATGAAGTTTTCTTGATTCTGCTATATTTCCATCGAGCCCCGCACGTACCATCTTACAATAGGTTTCAGGATAAGCATTAGCTGTAACCGAAATTACGCCATTGGCCCCTGCTGCAACTAAAGGCATTGTTAAAACGTCTTCACCAGAAAGTACAAGAAAATCATTCGGTTTCTTTTTTATTATCTCCATTGCCTGTACCATATCACCGGCAGCCTCTTTTAATCCAATGATATTGTCATTGTTGTGTGCCAGGTACAATACGGTATCAGCTACCATATTTTTACCTGTACGACCTGGAACATTATACAAAATAATTGGCACTGGCGAAACTGAGGCAATGTTGGTAAAATGTTGAATTATACCTTTTTGGCTAGGCTTGTTGTAATATGGAACTACAGATAGGATAGCATCTATTTGTGTAAAATCTGTTTTCTGGATTTGCTTCACTACTTCTGATGTGCTGTTTCCACCAATTCCCATCACCAAAGGTAGTTTACGTTGATTTTTTTCGGTTATAAAACTTACTACAGCTTCACGTTCATCTGTTGTTAATGCAGGATATTCGCTGGTGGTGCCAAGGGCAACCAAATAGTCGACGCCATCATTGATAACGTGATCAAGTAACTTTTCAAAAGCTTTAAAATCTACACTTCCGTCTTTACGGAATGGAGTTACAAGCGCTACTCCGGTGCCTTCAAATTTCTTACTCTGCATAATTGGTTCTGTTTTATGGTGATTTTTGATTGATTACGGACAGGTAATGTATTAACTGCTGATGGTATTGATTTTGGTCTTTCTGATGTGTTTCGATTATAAAATCATACACGCTTTTTAATTCATCGTTGGGCCCGGCTACAAGTGTGGTTTTCGATACTGTGCAAATCCACGACAAAGGAAATGCATTGCTGAAGTCGGCTTTTACTAACAAATCAAAAGGCTGATTAATAAAAGATTTGACCTCATCGGAAACAGGCTTACCATACCAATTGAGATCCTTGCGGTAAAACAGGTCAAGACTCTTTTTTTGAACAAACTCTGAGGTTGGTTTTTTTATATTTACAAATGCAAGAACATGCACTTTTGCACCCTGATCGTGTAAGAATTGCGCTAATTTCTGCATATTCGATGCCGTATGATCACTATCGCGTTCGAATAAAATTCCTACATTTTTGATATCTTCCAAGTTCTTAAGCTCCCGTTTACGTTTATTGCGTTTACGGCCCTTTTTTAAAGATCTTTGCTGATATATTTGCTTTAACGACATGCACAGAACTTTTTATTCACTTCGACCGTGACAATGTTTATACTTTTTACCGCTACCGCAAGGGCATGGGTCATTTCTTCCCACTTTTTTCTCTACTCTTACTGGTTGCGGTTTTTGTTTTTCTTTGGTGTTGGCAACCAGATCGTTTCTTCTTGAAGTTTCATACTGGCTGTAATCAGTACCTTGCTGTTTAGCCTGTTGCACCTCGTCATCTTCTTTCAAAGGAATAAAGGCCTTGAGTAGCACTGATGTCACATCTTTGTTGACTTTATCCAACATATTTTTAAATAATTCGAATGATTCGAATTTATATATCAACAACGGATCTTTTTGCTCGTATGATGCGTTTTGTACCGATGTCTTCAGGTCATCCATCTCACGCAAGTGCTCTTTCCATGCCTCGTCAATTACTGCAAGTGTAATGAATTTCTCCAGAGAGCGCATTACTTCTTCGCCTTTTGAGTTATAGGCATCTTCAAGGTTCACTACCACCTGGTAAACTTTTACACCATCTGAAATAGGGATGACAATATTCTCATACTGCTGCTTCTGATTTTCATATACCGATTTAATTACTGGTGTTACTTGCTGGGCAATAATTTCTTCTTTACGTTCAAAAGCATTACGTACCTCTTCGAAAAGTTTATCGGTTAAATCTTCTGGGGCACCTTTCATAAATTCATCTTCGGTAAACGAAGGCTCAATTGAAAGGTGACGAATAAGTTCAAGTTTAAAAGTTTCGAAATCGCTTATGCCGTAATTATCTGCAATCAATGATTCACAAACATCAAACATCATGTTGGCAATATCGACTTCGAGGCGTTCTCCGTACAGGGCGTGCTTACGCTTCCCATAAATTACTTCACGCTGTGAGTTCATCACATCATCGTATTCCAGCAGGCGTTTACGGATACCAAAGTTATTCTCTTCAACCTTTTTCTGAGCGCGTTCTATGGATTTGGTAATCATGGAGTGCTGAATTACTTCGCCTTCCTCAATTCCCATGCGGTCCATCATTTTCGCAATACGCTCTGATCCGAATAATCGCATCAGGTCATCCTCGAGTGAAACAAAAAACTGAGATGACCCCGGATCACCCTGACGACCGGCACGTCCACGTAACTGCCTGTCTACGCGCCTTGATTCGTGGCGCTCAGTGGCAACGATGGCCAAACCTCCGGCTTCTATTACTTCTGGTGTGAGTTTAATATCGGTACCACGACCGGCCATATTGGTGGCAATAGTCACAGCTTTAGGCTGTCCGGCTTCAGCTACAATTTCTGCTTCTCGCTGGTGTAACTTTGCATTAAGCACATTATGCTTGATGCCCCGCATTTTAAGCATACGGCTTAATATTTCAGATACTTCTACGGAGGTTGTACCCACAAGACATGGCCGGTTCTCCTTTTGCAAATTCACAATCTCTTCAATGACCATATTGTATTTTTCGCGTTTGGTACGGTATACCAAATCCTGACGATCGTCCCGTATAATTGGCTTGTTGGTGGGGATAACCACCACATCAAGTTTATAAATATTCCAAAACTCTCCGGCTTCGGTTTCGGCTGTACCGGTCATACCCGAAAGCTTGTTATACATCCGGAAATAGTTCTGCAATGTAATGGTGGCAAATGTTTGGGTTGCAGCCTCTACTTTCACGTTTTCTTTGGCTTCAATGGCCTGGTGCAAACCGTCAGAGTAGCGGCGGCCCTCCATTATACGACCTGTTTGTTCATCTACAATTTTCACCTTATTGTCCATAACCACGTATTCCACGTCTTTTTCAAACATGGCGTATGCTTTAAGCAATTGGTTTATGGTATGTACCCGTTCAGATTTTACAGCATAGTCCTGAAGCAACTTATCTTTAGCTTTTAAAAGTTCCTGCTCTTTCAGATCCTGTTTTTCAAGGTCGGCAATTTCTGAACCAATATCGGGTAAAACGAAAAACGACTGATCTTCGACATCACTTGATAGCAGATCAATACCTTTATCAGTTAGCTCTATGCTATTGAGTTTCTCATCAATTACAAAATAGAGCTCATCTGTAACCTTATGCATATGTTTGGCATTCTCTTGCATATATTGGTTTTCAACCTTTTGCATAAGGGTTTTCATACCTTCTTCGCTAAGGAATTTAATGATGGCTTTATTCTTGGGCAGCCCTTTAAATGCGCGCAGCAATAATAAACCACCTTTTTCCCGGTCGCCTTCTGCAATGAGCTTTTTGGCTTCAGCGAAAATATCAGTTACCAACCTTTTTTGTGCATTAAAAAGTTTTTGCACATTGGCTTTGTATTCGTTGAACATCTGGTCGTTGCTTTTAGGCACCGGACCAGAAATAATGAGCGGGGTACGGGCATCATCAATCAGTACCGAGTCGACCTCATCGACGATGGCAAAATTGTGTTTTCTTTGTACAAGATCGGCGGGCCTGTGGGCCATGTTATCTCTCAAATAATCGAAACCAAATTCATTATTGGTACCAAAGGCTATATCACATTCATAAGCTTCTCTTCTTTGCGGACTATTGGGCTCGTGCTTATCGATGCAATCTACCGAAAGACCGTGAAATTCATAAATTGGCCCCATCCATTCGGCATCACGTTTTGCGAGGTAATCGTTAACAGTTACAAGGTGTACTCCTCGACCCGTTAGGGCGTTAAGGAAAACGGGCAGGGTAGCAACAAGGGTTTTACCTTCACCTGTTGCCATCTCGGCTATTTTCCCCTCATGCAATACTATTCCGCCAATGAGCTGCACATCGTAATGTACCATATCCCATGTAATGGTACTGCCGCCTGCAGTCCATGAATTATAAAAAACGGCTTTATCGCCTTCAATATCTACAAGGTCTCTGTCAGCTGCGAGGTTACGATCAAAATCATTGGCTGTAACCACTATTTCCTCATTGTCTTTAAAACGCTGAGCTGTACTTTTTACAATGGCAAAAGCTTTGGGCAATGCTTTTTTTAGACTGTCCTCAAGCTTTTCGTCGATTTTTGTCTCGAGTTTATCTATTTCGTCGTAATACTCCTCTTTTTCGGTATGGTTACGTGTATTTTCGGCCTTTTCCTTCAGGGAATCGATCTCTTGCTGCTCTTCTTTTATCGACTCCCGGATTTCACGTTTAAGTTCCTGAGAAGCGGCCCTTAGTTCATCATGACCAAGTTCTTTTATTTTTTCGTATTCGGCCTTAATCTGCTCAACTATGGGCATTATTGCCTTTAAATCTCTATCTGCTTTTGTGCCAAACATTTTGGCTATAAAACCATCTACAAAACCCATTATGTGTATTTTTTATATTTTGCTGTTATAGAACTCACAAATTTAATTGAAAATTTCAGCTATGCCTAATTGTTGGTTAAATAAAGTGTTAATAAATATTTATTGTTTTGTATCGCACTTTGCCGTGTACTACAAAATGATTTTGTTGCACAGACTATAACAAGAGCAGTTTAAAAATAATAATATAGAGGACTTTAGAAGTCCAGTTAAAATATGCTTAGGGCAGGGCTGAGGTATTTTAGGTTGAAAACAGGCGGGTTTCAAATAAAGACATAATATTTCGTAGTTCTTTTTGTTTTACATCATACCTGTAATCATTTATTTTGGCTATTGGCAATACCCCTGGCGAAGTTCCGGTAATGAATGCTGCATTAAAATCAGTTAATTCATCAATATGCACATTGCGATATTCTACAGGGTATTTGTATGTTTTTAAAATTTCTAATACAACTTTGCGTGTTATTCCGGGTAGCACCTGTTCATCTGGTGCAGTATAAAAAGTATTGTTGATTATAAAAAAAACATTGCTTTTACTGCCCTCAGTAATGCAGCCGTTTTTATTGACATATATTGCTTCATAAATACTGTTTTGCTTTATAAATGCACCTACAGCAGCTCTTAAATCTGTGAACTTGATTTTGGCATTCGGATTTTCACGCATGGCTTTGTAGAGCATAGTATTTACCCCATTTTCATACGCTTCCGGCAAGGGCCAGTAATGCGGAATAAATCTAACACTCCAGTCATCAGCAGTATTGACAACAAGCTCAATGTTGCCATTATCAATTTTATTGGCCGCTATTAATTGGCTTATGCCTTGTTGAATGGCGGTAAACGAAGGGGCTTCTGCAGCGGTAAGATGCGCAGACCCTTGAAGCCTGTCCAGGTGTGCTTCAATAAAAACAGGCTTCTCGTTTAATACGCGCAAAACTTCATAAATGGAGCATCCGTTTTTGATAAATTCCGTTTTAAATTTTTCTGCAGGTTTAATTAACCCGTTTATAACACAATATTTTCCCCTGATAACCATATTAACCTACACCAATAAAAGATTCTACTTTTTCAATCACAATATTGCGAGCTTTAAGCAGCTCCGGCTTTTTAACAGATTTGATAAACCACTTTGCCTTAAGGTAATACCAATAAACCAGTCGCCATATTTTCAAACTGAGCACTCCTGACAGGATGGTCATGATAAATAAGATTAGAGCTGTTTTGGGAGGGTGGGCTGAAAACAGGTAAATAAATATGCCTAAAAGGAGCAAAAAGAACTGAACTATGTAAAGCACATACCTGAAAGATGTTCTGAACTGAACATCTTTTATTTTTTTATTTACAAAAACGATAGGCCAGTACCATAAGGCGCCATAAATTATTGTTCCTGGTATGGCTAAAGGTACCAGTATGAAAGATAATAAAGCACCTACAATTGACATAGCCGATGGTTTTTTGCCCAGTATTTCATGGGGTAAACCCTGGGTTTTTTGTCCCAACAACTCAGCAGATTCTACCAACTGGTTAAATTCATTTGAATCTGCGTTTGCGGCCTTGTTTAGTGCATTAGCTGCATCGCGTTGAGAATAGAACCGTGCTTTTTGTGCTTCTGTATTATTTCCACTGTGCTTATTTTCAGTATAAACAGCTGATGCCAATAAACAGGCCTCGTAATATTTTTCGCTCTCAATATGTATTATGTGTTCTTCCAGCGATTTACGCAATTGCTGAGTGATATTGTTGAGTGCTTTTTGCGAATTGTTTTTGTAAGCTTCCATGTAGGGTTTAAGAGGAAAAGGCTCTCCAAATACCACTGTTAACCTGCTGAAAAATGTATCATAAGCAGTATAATCAATGGCTGTGGGGACAATTTGCAGATCTACCTTTTCATCACCATTAATTTCGGTCATAAAAGCAATACGAGCAAAGCCCTTTTTTAATGGACGCAGACGCTTGGCTCCGTAATGATTGCCTTCAGGCAGAATAACCAGTCCGCGTTTGTTCGACAAAACTCTTACAGTATGGTCAAAAGTTTCCTGGTTGTTTTTCAGACTATCGAAACCATCGCGGATGCGATAAACAGGTAGAATTTTCAGAAAATATAGAATAGAAGCAACTGCTTTTTGTTTGAAAATATCACTACGTGCCAAAAATACCAGGGGTTCATTCTTTGCAAATAATACAGCCATTGCATCCATTAAGGCGTTTTGGTGGTTAGGGGTAATAATGGATGGCTTTTCCTGTTTTTTTTGTGGGCGGTTAATTACATAAAACTCCCGATAGATAAGATTATGTATGGCTTTTGCGATTTGATAAGTTATCCAGTACGGAAACGTATATTTTTCGATTTTTCTCTTCCCCATAGTGACTTAATTGGTTCCTAATTTTTTTATATCTATCAGTTTACTGCGAGTTGAAACTTATTGGTGTTTTCCGCCAAAAATATGCCATTGTTAATCCGGCAATTATGTGCCAAATGCCCCACCAGGCAGCTATGTAAGCCATGGCACCTACTTCAAGTTCCGGTGGAAATATTTTTGGATTAAAAATTAACACAAGGGCCAGCCCTGAGTTTTGTATACCTGTTTCAATAGATACTGTGCGCCAATTAATTTGCTTGAGGCCTGTAAATTTTG is a window of Salinivirga cyanobacteriivorans DNA encoding:
- the dapA gene encoding 4-hydroxy-tetrahydrodipicolinate synthase; this translates as MQSKKFEGTGVALVTPFRKDGSVDFKAFEKLLDHVINDGVDYLVALGTTSEYPALTTDEREAVVSFITEKNQRKLPLVMGIGGNSTSEVVKQIQKTDFTQIDAILSVVPYYNKPSQKGIIQHFTNIASVSPVPIILYNVPGRTGKNMVADTVLYLAHNNDNIIGLKEAAGDMVQAMEIIKKKPNDFLVLSGEDVLTMPLVAAGANGVISVTANAYPETYCKMVRAGLDGNIAESRKLHYELLQFSEMIFEDGNPSGIKAALQIKDITQSAVRSPLTTISRSLYGKLDNEIKQINRKK
- a CDS encoding DUF6913 domain-containing protein, with the translated sequence MSLKQIYQQRSLKKGRKRNKRKRELKNLEDIKNVGILFERDSDHTASNMQKLAQFLHDQGAKVHVLAFVNIKKPTSEFVQKKSLDLFYRKDLNWYGKPVSDEVKSFINQPFDLLVKADFSNAFPLSWICTVSKTTLVAGPNDELKSVYDFIIETHQKDQNQYHQQLIHYLSVINQKSP
- the secA gene encoding preprotein translocase subunit SecA; protein product: MGFVDGFIAKMFGTKADRDLKAIMPIVEQIKAEYEKIKELGHDELRAASQELKREIRESIKEEQQEIDSLKEKAENTRNHTEKEEYYDEIDKLETKIDEKLEDSLKKALPKAFAIVKSTAQRFKDNEEIVVTANDFDRNLAADRDLVDIEGDKAVFYNSWTAGGSTITWDMVHYDVQLIGGIVLHEGKIAEMATGEGKTLVATLPVFLNALTGRGVHLVTVNDYLAKRDAEWMGPIYEFHGLSVDCIDKHEPNSPQRREAYECDIAFGTNNEFGFDYLRDNMAHRPADLVQRKHNFAIVDEVDSVLIDDARTPLIISGPVPKSNDQMFNEYKANVQKLFNAQKRLVTDIFAEAKKLIAEGDREKGGLLLLRAFKGLPKNKAIIKFLSEEGMKTLMQKVENQYMQENAKHMHKVTDELYFVIDEKLNSIELTDKGIDLLSSDVEDQSFFVLPDIGSEIADLEKQDLKEQELLKAKDKLLQDYAVKSERVHTINQLLKAYAMFEKDVEYVVMDNKVKIVDEQTGRIMEGRRYSDGLHQAIEAKENVKVEAATQTFATITLQNYFRMYNKLSGMTGTAETEAGEFWNIYKLDVVVIPTNKPIIRDDRQDLVYRTKREKYNMVIEEIVNLQKENRPCLVGTTSVEVSEILSRMLKMRGIKHNVLNAKLHQREAEIVAEAGQPKAVTIATNMAGRGTDIKLTPEVIEAGGLAIVATERHESRRVDRQLRGRAGRQGDPGSSQFFVSLEDDLMRLFGSERIAKMMDRMGIEEGEVIQHSMITKSIERAQKKVEENNFGIRKRLLEYDDVMNSQREVIYGKRKHALYGERLEVDIANMMFDVCESLIADNYGISDFETFKLELIRHLSIEPSFTEDEFMKGAPEDLTDKLFEEVRNAFERKEEIIAQQVTPVIKSVYENQKQQYENIVIPISDGVKVYQVVVNLEDAYNSKGEEVMRSLEKFITLAVIDEAWKEHLREMDDLKTSVQNASYEQKDPLLIYKFESFELFKNMLDKVNKDVTSVLLKAFIPLKEDDEVQQAKQQGTDYSQYETSRRNDLVANTKEKQKPQPVRVEKKVGRNDPCPCGSGKKYKHCHGRSE
- a CDS encoding aminotransferase class IV, which gives rise to MVIRGKYCVINGLIKPAEKFKTEFIKNGCSIYEVLRVLNEKPVFIEAHLDRLQGSAHLTAAEAPSFTAIQQGISQLIAANKIDNGNIELVVNTADDWSVRFIPHYWPLPEAYENGVNTMLYKAMRENPNAKIKFTDLRAAVGAFIKQNSIYEAIYVNKNGCITEGSKSNVFFIINNTFYTAPDEQVLPGITRKVVLEILKTYKYPVEYRNVHIDELTDFNAAFITGTSPGVLPIAKINDYRYDVKQKELRNIMSLFETRLFST
- a CDS encoding 1-acyl-sn-glycerol-3-phosphate acyltransferase, translating into MGKRKIEKYTFPYWITYQIAKAIHNLIYREFYVINRPQKKQEKPSIITPNHQNALMDAMAVLFAKNEPLVFLARSDIFKQKAVASILYFLKILPVYRIRDGFDSLKNNQETFDHTVRVLSNKRGLVILPEGNHYGAKRLRPLKKGFARIAFMTEINGDEKVDLQIVPTAIDYTAYDTFFSRLTVVFGEPFPLKPYMEAYKNNSQKALNNITQQLRKSLEEHIIHIESEKYYEACLLASAVYTENKHSGNNTEAQKARFYSQRDAANALNKAANADSNEFNQLVESAELLGQKTQGLPHEILGKKPSAMSIVGALLSFILVPLAIPGTIIYGALWYWPIVFVNKKIKDVQFRTSFRYVLYIVQFFLLLLGIFIYLFSAHPPKTALILFIMTILSGVLSLKIWRLVYWYYLKAKWFIKSVKKPELLKARNIVIEKVESFIGVG